In the genome of Chlamydia buteonis, the window CTAGAGTAAGCATAAAAACCAAAGAAAAATATCAATTAGTATTCTATAGTAAAGAGGTCTTCTGAATATCAGCAAGGAAAACTTCAAGAGGCAAAATGAAAAAAAATGTAGCAGTTGACGAAGCTTTAAAAGAAATTTTAAACAGAGAAGGGGCTTCCACTCAGGAAGAAATTTGTCAAAAACTATCTTCATTGGGGATTGCCATGACACAATCCTCCGTTTCCCGCTGGCTAAGAAAAGTCCATGCAATAAAAATCCCGGGAGAAAAAGGTGCGCGTTACTCTCTTCCGCCGTCTATGGGTGAGTCAAATATTAAACACCTGGTCTTTTCTGTTCATCATAATTCTTCTTTGATCGTTATCCGCACAGTGCCCGGTTCTGCTTCATGGATAGCCAGCTTAATTGACAATAGGTTTACAGAAAGTATTTTAGGAACTTTAGCTGGAGATGACACAATTTTTATCACGCCGATTTCAGAGTCAACGATTTCCTTAATAGCCAAAGATATAGAAAACTTCTTGCTAGTTTTTTCTGATTAATTGCATGATTATGCTTTAATGATAAATAAATATGCGTTGCTGATTTATGGAACATTGGGTTGCTACAGCAAGAGTACTGCTACGTGGTTGTGGTTATACGTTATTTGTTAGTGGAATTTCCATACTCTGCGGCTCCTTTTTAGGTTTAATTATCGGAACAATGACATCGCGTTATTTTCCTTCCCGCATCACGCGATGGCTAGGAAATCTCTATGTCACTGTTATCCGTGGCACGCCTCTGTTTATTCAAATTCTCATATTTTACTTCGGTTTACCATCAATAATTAGGTTGGACCCGACACCCTTAATGGCGGGATTAATTGCTTTGAGCATCAATTCTTCTGCCTATCTTGCTGAAAACATCCGCGGTGGGATTAATGCCTTATCAGTAGGCCAATGGGAATCAGCGAGGGTTTTGGGATACAAAAAGTCGCAGATTTTCTTTTATATCATCTATCCACAGGTTTTTAAAAATATCTTACCTTCTTTAACAAATGAATTTGTTGCCTTGATTAAAGAAAGTAGCATTTTGATGGTTGTAGGAGTTCCTGAACTCACTAAGGTAAGTAAGGACATTGTTTCTCGTAAACTCAATCCCATGGAAATGTATAGTATCTGCGCAGCCTTATATTTGCTTATGACATCATTGTTTTCTTATGTAGCTAGGTTGCTTGAGAAGAGGGAAGTATGACTGTTAAGGTTAGAAATCTTGCGTATTCCATAAATAACAAACATATTTTATCTAAAGTTTCATTCTCTTTAGAAGAGGGACATATTACTCTTTTTGTTGGTAAGAGTGGTTCAGGGAAAACAACCATATTACGAGCACTTGTAGGGTTAGTAGAACCTATAAGTGGTGATATTTCAATTGAAGGGGAATCCCCGGCATTGGTTTTTCAACAACCAGAGCTTTTTCCTCACATGACAGTTTTAAATAACTGCATGCATCCACAAATGATCGTTAAGCATAGAAGTAAGGAAGAGGCTAAAGATAAAACCTTTAATCTTTTAAAATTCTTGGATATCGAAGATATTGCTAATAGCTATCCTCACCACCTTTCTGGAGGGCAAAAACAACGTGTGGCTATAGTTCGCTCTCTATGCATGGATAAGCGTACCCTCCTTTTTGATGAGCCTACATCTGCATTGGATCCTTTTTCTACCTCTGCGTTTAAACGTCTTTTGGAATCTTTGAGAGATCAAAATCTGACCTTAGGTATCTCCACCCACGATATGCATTTTGTGCAAGGATGTTTAGATCGGGTATACCTTGTAGATCAGGGAGAGATCGTAAGCACCTATGACAAGCGTTATGGTGATTTAGATGATGAGCATCCTTTAAATCTCTACTTGAATTCTGGAAAATAGTGGTAAGATATACAGCTGCTTATAGCAGCTGTTGCATGATTTAATGACGTCGCCAGCTACAACTGTATGCTGCTTGTATAATATAAAGATCTTCAGCAAAAGCTCCTTCTTTAACATTCTCTAAATGTATGGATACTCCACCACAGTGTTTAGGAACAGTAAATACGCGAGCATTTCCAGCGGGGAGTTCTACAATATCATAGTTACAACCTCCTATCGTAGTTATTCCCACGCTATGTAGCGGCACGTCTATAGAACTCATATTTCCTTGCAACTCTTCCTTTGGGTTCCAAGAAGGATAATCGTAGTAAATCTTAAGTTTTATACAGGGGTGGCTATAATCTAAAATTGAGGGGATTAGCGCTTTCAAAGTAAGCTCCCAGGTATAAATTCCTGGATACTTACCATATAGCACATCATCATCAAGTACAAAACAGCTTTGCTCTTCATCAGATGAAGAATATTGAAGAGAATTCATAGGGAATTTCCCCGAAAATGTTGGGCTTTTTGCTCCCCAAGCAAATCCTAAAATACCCTGAGAAAGAAGCTCTAGAGGCAAAGGGTATTCTACCTCGTGGCTCAGACCTGTAGAACAAAAAAGATAGGCTTCCGTATGCGTAGTTTGAGGTTGTACTAGAGCTTTTTCTGTTACTTCAGAAAGATGTTGCGATGCCAAATATTTCTCAAGATATTCTAAAGATATAGCATCAGAGCGTTCTTTAGGGTTGGCTAATCCTGTAATTCTATAACCATCCATATCTACAAGACCACGAAATTTCCCACCGGACACCGGCATCATTTGAAAAGTTAATGTAGTTATAGAGTTGTCATGATTTTTGACCTTTTCATGAGTTTCATGAAGTTTATCTTCTATAGGGCGCAATTTTGAACTTAAGTAACCTACAGAAGCCGCGTAAGAATCTTTAGGGTTTTTAGGAGTTTCAAGACCTGAGATCGTATGACGATTCATATCTATATTTCCTGTGAGCATCCCACCTGATATAGGTAAGAATTTCTGGTAGATCTCTATTAACACTGTCTGAACAAGGTAATTATTATCACTTAGAGAATCATCAATACCTTCTTCTATAAGGATCTTTAAATCGTTCAATTCTTCTAAAAGACTATGAAGAGATATCTTCATGAGACTCATATCTGTCTCTAAATCTTGAACTTTTTCATCAGTTTTCTTTGTATATAAATAATCTATATCTTTGGTTTGCTTTTTTAAAATCGTCTTAATGTCTTGTATATCCGTGTAAATCTTATTGAGATCTAAGTTCACAGCATCCTTAGTATCATCTTTGATCTTTTCTACCATAGTTATAGTTTTTTGAATCATAGAAGCTAGAGGTTCGGTGTTATTAGAGACCGGGTTAAAGAAGGAATTTCTTTTTCTCATAGTTTTATCTCGTGCGAATAATAAATTATAATTCGCATATTAATAAAACAATTTAATTAATAAAGAGTTTATTTATAAAAGAAAAAAGAAAGATTAATTCTATTATAAACACTCTATTCTGAGGGCTCTTGTTTTTTTTCCCAAGGTAAAGGTGATACCGTTTGTGGAGGAGTGGGGTCCCCCAAAGAAGAGAAAAGTTTATCAGCTAGCGTGCTAAATGGACTAGCAAGAGTATAACTCTTTAATAGGGCAATACGTGCATATGCAGAAGACCAGTCGACCTCTGGAGACGAGATCGACCCACGAATTTTTATAAGGAAGAAGTTTTTAGTTTTTAATGAAGTATTATGAAAGTATTTCTTAATGACTTCTGGATCGATCCCCAGCGTCATAAAAATCCTATCTTTAATCATATCAGTTTTACCCCATAGGGCAAGGCGTATTCTATTATCTATTAAAGCATCAAAACGTTTACAGATAATCGTTCCTTTTTGAACTGAAAAAAATATAGGAGTGAACCATGACTCAACGAATTGTTTGCTTTCTTCAATATCCAGGAACTTAAAAAGATCATACATAGTTCCCGTATTAGCTATGGAAATTTTCCCAAAGTCTAAACTTGCTGATTGTATCCGAAATTCTTCAAATGAGTAAGGGGATATTGGAAGATAGAAGTTCTCTTTACTTACCTGGAGTAAGACAGGATGCTGTGAATACGCATTTCCTGAAATTAATGGGTTGAACTCTTTGAAAAACGCTTTATTAATTTCTTCATTAATATGTAGGGTAGCCACAAGATCATTTTCTAAAAGAATAGACTGTTCCTTTAAAATGAGGGGGATATAAGCTTGGAGATTCGTTGAGTCTACCTTTACAGTTATAGGTCCCTCCCCCCTTAGGAAATGATGGCTGATAGCTACGTTAATTCTTGGCCCAGCCAGAGATAATACTTTAGTTTTTACATTAGGAGAAATAGGAAAGATTCCTGTAATGAACGACGAAGGAATATGCTTCCACTCTGCAGTTTGTTCAAATTCCCTTTCTGAGGGATTTAACAGGTGTTCTACAGAACCTTTTATGAGAAACTCTGCAGCTGTTTTACTTTCTTGGCTAGGGACAAGACAACTTCCTTGCAAGTCATATTGCACTTTAGTATCTAAATTACTCGAATATATAGATCCTGAAAGGTTATTAATGATAAATGTTTCCTTCGAAACATGATCATAGAAAATCATGGGATTTGTTGATAAAGATCCTTCAAAACCGCCTTCTGTGAGTAAGGAAAGACAAGACAGCCCTGATTTTTGCTGAGCACAAGAAAGCTTATAAATATCCAATCGAGCAATAGTGGTTCTGTGTAGTGTACATGAAGGAAAACATGAGGCCTTTTCAAAAAATCCCAAGTAACGTTCTGGAGTGATTTCCCATTGTAGAGTCCCTTGAGTTTTTGAAGACAAAGTTAAAGACCCATCCATAATCAGTTTCACATCACCTTTAAGAGCTTCTGTTTTAAAAACTGAATGAAGAATAAGCCTATCTTCTTCTTTGGGATTATATAATAGGGAAAATGTCATATCTCCAGTAGGTCCAATATAGGTAGATAGACACGCTTCTTTTTGCTGAATTCTAAGAATCCTATCGATAGGAAAGTCAATAACCTCGCCAGTACTTTGGATTTTAATATTATTAATATCGATCACTTTTTCAGGATCTACAACAGAAACTAAAACATCAGTAATAAGAATCCTTGAAGGGGGGACTAGAGGATCTTCAGGATCTTCTATCATGAGTTGTAGATTTCCTTTAGTTAAAGATCGTCCTCCATCAGTATGTAAAGAGAAACTCGCTTTGGTAAGCTGTAAAGGAACTAACCTGGAGGAAAACAAGCTTAAGGGTAGCGAACTCAGCTTCCCATGTATTAAAGTTGAGGAAGTCTCAGGACGTATAGGCTCATTAGGCTTTCCAAATTTCGCATGTATGAAAACTTCGTTTTCTCCTGCAGTGATTTTTCCTGAAAACTTAGGAAAATAAAGGTGCTTTTGCGCTATCTGAACTTTTCCTGAAAAGGTAGCTTCAGCGTAAGAAAACTGTTGAGAAAACTTCCTTCTCCAGTTTTCTTCAAGATGATAAGTGGCACTCCCGTGAAATAATAGAGATTGTAAAGTCCCAGAATATAAGCAGTCCATTTTCAATAAGGAATTATCTAAGTGTGCTTCAGCTTTTAATTGTGAATTTTTATATTCACCGCGAATTTCTAAAGAATAGTAAGGAACTTCTAAAGGTATATTAATAAAAAAAGGCTTAGGAAATAAGGCTCGTAAATATGTATGAGGCAGCATATTCTGTTGAAGAAGAAATTCCGTGCGTTGTTTTTTACTATCTATAGTCATTATTCCATGCACGTAAGATTGAGCAGCGCCTCCAAATATAGCTACAGAAGATCCACGGATATGGGTATAGCAAGTAGACTTTTTAATACTCACTTCTAAATTTTTCATCTGGACAGAAAGGTTAGGATCCTTAGGAGATAAGGAAACTAAAGGAAGATTTGCCTGAAGAGTGGCTTCTATATTTTTCCATTGAGTCAAGTCTAAAGGGATTTTAGCATTAGATATATGTGCCCGAATATTCTGACTAGAAATTTTCGTAGGGAAAGAAAGTAATTCAGAACACAACAAAGAAGCAATTTTTGGCTGTAATTCTATAAATGAAGGGCCACCTTCTACAATATAGAAAGTCGACTGATGAATATACCCTTGAAGCTTAGCTTGGATTTGACTTCCCTGAGCAGTTGCTGTCATAAGGATCTTACCGTTATTATGTGCAGCAGCAGCGTGTAAATCGATAATATCTTCTTCAGAAAGAACACGATCTACAATAGGCGAGGCTATGAATAGCTTAAAAAAGGAGGCGGGGACAGAATGTAATTCTGCAGTGATATTGACTTTTGGTAAGAATACGCTCTCTATGAAGACTCTTCCTGTGGCGTTGTCTTCTGTAACAACACCTTTAACCAACAACTTCTCGGGTGTCTTCTCCACATAAAATCCCGATAGAACTAAGGTTTGCCCTTTAACTGTCTTCATAGTTATGGACCCATGTTCTGAAAGTATCGAACTATGGGCTAAATAAGAAAGAAATACTCCTGGATCTAAATTCCCTACAGAAGGTTGTTCTATAGACAAGGATTCATCAACTTGCAATGACCAGCCCGACAAGGCTATAGCCTTAGGACGCTTATAAAGAAGTAGCCTAAGTAAAGACCCATCAATTTCTATCTTTTCTGCTGAGAAGAATTCTCCTGTTTTATTTTTCCCAATAACTTTAACCTTCTTAACAGACTGAGGCCCTAACCAAGATAATTTCAAGTCTTCAATATCACAAGAAAGCCCTGTTTCTTTCTGAATCAATGATAGAAAAAGGTATTTCCCAGATCCTTCAGAAAGTAATGAAGGCAGGAAATAGAAAAAAGTTAGGAAAATTCCCAGACTTATGCTTATCCCTAGAGTCTTATACCAGGATCTTAGTTTCATTTTATCTTTCCGGCAATATCTGTAAGGGTTAGGTTGTAAGGACTGTTCGTTACTTGATCAAACATATTTCTCAGACTATTTTGTATTAAACTTAGCGCCGCATCTGGATCGATTTGATTAAATGTTTTTAAGTGGAGAAGTTTCTCAACTATGTCTTTAATAGTGAGCCCTGAAATTTTATGATTAGGCTTATATGCTCTCTTATAAGAGAGAATTAAACCTTCATTTTCTAAAATATCTAAACATTGGGATATCTCCCCAATGGGAATCTTAGAGTTTTTCGCTATAATCTTTGCCGTAGGAGGTGTAGAGGCATGATCAAAATCTTTCGATATCACGGAAAGAATATAAGTACATACTACAAGTTTGATATAGCAATTGGGGAGGTATTCCTCTGAAGGGAGAATAAAATTGCATCCCTGATTTTGAATGAGAAAAGTAAACGCCCCTCCAAAAAGATAAATCATCGCATAAAGATAAAGAAGAAGTAAAAATGAGGGTAATGCGACCAAAGCTCCATAAGTAAAGCTGTAGTTAAATAAGTAAACCTGCAGACAAAAGAAAACCTTTTGAAACATTATCCAGATAGTCCCTGCTGTTAAGGAAGCAATTAGCGCTGCTGTCTTTTGTACAGAAACTCTCGGCAAGAACGCATAACAACAAAACAAAGCCAAATAGATAAAAAAATAGGGGGTAAGACGTGAAAATACATATAACGCAGTAATCAAATGGCTTAAAGAAAATAGTTTAGCGTAATCTACAGGCATGATTTGTGTAATGTAAATCCACGAACCACAAACAATAATGAAAATCATTGGGCTAACTAGGGTGATGATTAAATAAGAAATCAATCTCTGAATAGATATAGGTGTCCACCCAGTTCTAAAAATCTTATTCAACCCATCTTCTAAAGATAAGAGCATAAGAATCCCTGCCCAACAAAAGACAAAGAAGCTTCCTACCAATACTAAACCTATATTACTCGTTGTAGAATGATAAGCAGCTTCAATAATCGCCAGGATAGGTCCTTTATAATCAGGGAACCTAACAAGAAGCCACTCCTTCCAGTCCAGATTTGCAAAAAGATGTTGGGATAGCCTTAAGAAAAAGACAAGTATAGGTATGCAACTAAACAAACCGTAATAACTCAAAACACAAGCTTCCTTAGCAACCTCATTTCTTAATAAAACTCTAGGAGCAAATAGGAAAGACCTGATGATACGATTATTTCGAAATCCCGACTTTGGATTCTTTTTTTTTTTTGAAAATAGCGAGAGTTTTCGAAACATAGTTAAATCAAATAATCATTTTTTACTTATTTTAATAAAAAGCGATTATTTAATACTAAGTTAATAAAATTTTATTTTATTAATCCTTATATGTTTTAATACATGAGATCAATAAAAATAGTGGAAACTCTTCGCGACTAGCGTTTTCCGCCTTCGCCCGTGTTCCTATAGATTTTTTGGGGGATACCC includes:
- the argR gene encoding arginine repressor, with the protein product MKKNVAVDEALKEILNREGASTQEEICQKLSSLGIAMTQSSVSRWLRKVHAIKIPGEKGARYSLPPSMGESNIKHLVFSVHHNSSLIVIRTVPGSASWIASLIDNRFTESILGTLAGDDTIFITPISESTISLIAKDIENFLLVFSD
- a CDS encoding amino acid ABC transporter permease — protein: MEHWVATARVLLRGCGYTLFVSGISILCGSFLGLIIGTMTSRYFPSRITRWLGNLYVTVIRGTPLFIQILIFYFGLPSIIRLDPTPLMAGLIALSINSSAYLAENIRGGINALSVGQWESARVLGYKKSQIFFYIIYPQVFKNILPSLTNEFVALIKESSILMVVGVPELTKVSKDIVSRKLNPMEMYSICAALYLLMTSLFSYVARLLEKREV
- a CDS encoding ATP-binding cassette domain-containing protein, with product MTVKVRNLAYSINNKHILSKVSFSLEEGHITLFVGKSGSGKTTILRALVGLVEPISGDISIEGESPALVFQQPELFPHMTVLNNCMHPQMIVKHRSKEEAKDKTFNLLKFLDIEDIANSYPHHLSGGQKQRVAIVRSLCMDKRTLLFDEPTSALDPFSTSAFKRLLESLRDQNLTLGISTHDMHFVQGCLDRVYLVDQGEIVSTYDKRYGDLDDEHPLNLYLNSGK
- a CDS encoding YihY/virulence factor BrkB family protein, translating into MFRKLSLFSKKKKNPKSGFRNNRIIRSFLFAPRVLLRNEVAKEACVLSYYGLFSCIPILVFFLRLSQHLFANLDWKEWLLVRFPDYKGPILAIIEAAYHSTTSNIGLVLVGSFFVFCWAGILMLLSLEDGLNKIFRTGWTPISIQRLISYLIITLVSPMIFIIVCGSWIYITQIMPVDYAKLFSLSHLITALYVFSRLTPYFFIYLALFCCYAFLPRVSVQKTAALIASLTAGTIWIMFQKVFFCLQVYLFNYSFTYGALVALPSFLLLLYLYAMIYLFGGAFTFLIQNQGCNFILPSEEYLPNCYIKLVVCTYILSVISKDFDHASTPPTAKIIAKNSKIPIGEISQCLDILENEGLILSYKRAYKPNHKISGLTIKDIVEKLLHLKTFNQIDPDAALSLIQNSLRNMFDQVTNSPYNLTLTDIAGKIK